From a single Nocardioides panacis genomic region:
- a CDS encoding alanine racemase: MPLTLYVDGPRWRTHLQAVRDAHPGIVPVVKGNGYGFGVERLAARAAWLGVDTVAVGMYHEVTPVAAAFHGTVMVLSPWRPFETHVVFDSHVVHTVGRLEDLRALAERAAGSGAKPRVVLERLTSMRRHGFSARDLREAAGLVEGLAVEGVAVHLPISQGSHLTEVNRLMTDVVAAGLATHRVFVSHLTDTELGVLRQSYPDYEFRPRIGTQLWLGDRSALEVRSTVLDVHPVERGDVYGYRSRTAPAAGTILVVSGGTAHGIGLEAPTGGATLKDRAARIAKGGLDAAGFVRSPYTVDGKQRLFAEPPHMQASMLFLSHGAKVPAVGDEVDVRVRFTATTFDQTIISD, translated from the coding sequence GTGCCGCTGACCCTGTACGTCGACGGTCCCCGCTGGCGCACGCACCTCCAGGCCGTCCGCGACGCGCACCCGGGGATCGTGCCGGTCGTCAAGGGCAACGGCTACGGCTTCGGCGTGGAGCGGCTCGCCGCGCGGGCCGCCTGGCTGGGCGTCGACACGGTCGCCGTCGGGATGTACCACGAGGTCACGCCGGTCGCGGCCGCCTTCCACGGCACCGTCATGGTGCTCAGCCCCTGGCGCCCGTTCGAGACCCACGTGGTCTTCGACAGCCACGTCGTGCACACCGTCGGCCGGCTCGAGGACCTGCGCGCGCTCGCCGAGCGGGCCGCGGGCTCGGGCGCGAAGCCGCGGGTGGTGCTCGAGCGGCTCACCTCGATGCGCCGGCACGGCTTCTCGGCCCGCGACCTGCGCGAGGCCGCCGGCCTGGTCGAGGGCCTCGCGGTCGAGGGGGTCGCGGTGCACCTGCCGATCTCCCAGGGCTCGCACCTGACCGAGGTCAACCGGCTGATGACCGACGTGGTCGCCGCCGGCCTGGCCACCCACCGGGTCTTCGTCTCGCACCTGACCGACACCGAGCTCGGGGTGCTGCGGCAGTCCTACCCGGACTACGAGTTCCGCCCGCGGATCGGCACCCAGCTCTGGCTCGGCGACCGCTCCGCGCTGGAGGTCCGCTCCACGGTGCTCGACGTGCACCCGGTCGAGCGCGGCGACGTCTACGGCTACCGCAGCCGCACCGCCCCGGCGGCCGGCACGATCCTCGTGGTGTCCGGGGGCACGGCGCACGGCATCGGGCTCGAGGCCCCCACCGGCGGCGCCACCCTGAAGGACCGGGCCGCCCGGATCGCCAAGGGCGGCCTGGACGCGGCCGGGTTCGTGCGCTCGCCGTACACCGTCGACGGCAAGCAGCGGCTGTTCGCCGAGCCGCCGCACATGCAGGCCTCGATGCTGTTCCTGTCGCACGGCGCCAAGGTGCCCGCGGTCGGCGACGAGGTCGACGTCCGGGTCCGGTTCACCGCGACCACGTTCGACCAGACGATCATCAGCGACTAG
- a CDS encoding TIGR03086 family metal-binding protein — MFDLGPASDDLVRVVRGVRDDQLDAPTPCAEWSLADLLAHVHQFATVFAANARKAPPSVADGLPADWRADLPLRLADLAQAWRDPAAWQGRVAAGGVEMTGEENAVVAIEELVVHGWDVARATGQDFEPTPGSLDHVERFLVVFAEPLASGQGPYGPPLPAGSDATRLGRYLAAAGRDAAWRPAG, encoded by the coding sequence ATGTTCGACCTCGGCCCTGCGTCCGACGACCTGGTCCGCGTGGTCCGCGGCGTGCGCGACGACCAGCTCGACGCGCCGACGCCGTGCGCCGAGTGGTCGCTGGCGGACCTCCTCGCCCACGTCCACCAGTTCGCGACGGTGTTCGCCGCGAACGCGCGGAAGGCGCCGCCCTCGGTGGCCGACGGCCTGCCCGCCGACTGGCGCGCCGACCTCCCGCTCCGGCTCGCCGACCTGGCCCAGGCGTGGCGCGACCCGGCCGCCTGGCAGGGCCGGGTGGCCGCCGGCGGCGTGGAGATGACCGGCGAGGAGAACGCGGTGGTGGCCATCGAGGAGCTCGTCGTGCACGGGTGGGACGTCGCCCGGGCCACCGGCCAGGACTTCGAGCCCACCCCCGGGTCTCTGGACCACGTCGAGCGGTTCCTCGTGGTGTTCGCCGAGCCGCTCGCGTCCGGGCAGGGTCCCTACGGGCCGCCGCTCCCCGCCGGGTCCGACGCCACTCGGCTGGGGCGTTACCTGGCGGCAGCCGGCCGCGACGCGGCGTGGCGGCCGGCCGGCTAG
- a CDS encoding transglycosylase domain-containing protein translates to MSPDRKATPSRGGAKKAPAGAKKAPAGAPTSRRASTAPSAASRGGGGAGSRAAKPGSRTPSGKPRRSLGRRLVKWVLLAGLGFFLLGCAAFAYGYATTDVPDPNKDFQAQTTFVYYSDGKHEIGRFANQNRTSVALSDVPQHVQDAVIAAEDRSFETNKGIDPKGILRAAFSNARGGSTQGASTITQQYVKVLYLSQERTLTRKVKEAFVSLKIQRQESKDEILQGYLNTIYFGRGAYGIQAAAQAYFDKDAKDLTVGEGAVLASVLNSPTAFDPANGADARTRLLGRYQYVLDGMASMGNLDADRAEQVKQRLPKFPRIKSEDQYGGQRGHVLTLVKRELLAKGFTDQEISGGGLKVTTTFTRNAMDAASQAVREQKPQGLKGLHIGVASVDPRTGALKGFYGGQDYLKSQINYASRTAGSPGSAFKPFAVAAGIKDGYALTSTFDGNSPYVFPNGRDKVVNEGPGDGNDYGSAISLTKATEESVNTAFVDLTQSMEDGPQKILDMAVDMGVPSSAPGLEPVAGISLGSATISPVDMANAYGTIADGGKAKKWYVINKVTSAGGEGQYKAPQQTRRVLSEDVASDVSFALQQVVKNGTGQNALALGRPAGGKTGTATNADGNVSSSWFVGYTPQLATAVMYVRGDGNDNLSCVEKHGESCTPGYLVPYFGAEYPTRTWTDAMKLSLDDADVEAFPPAANVEAKQDDHAPQPTYTPAPTPTQQPTKKPTRTQQPTRTQQPTPTPTPTPTPTPTPTPTPTPTPTPTPAPTGPATIVPPTPAAAGNQRSAPPSGGP, encoded by the coding sequence TTGAGTCCTGACCGCAAGGCCACCCCGTCCCGAGGCGGTGCCAAGAAGGCCCCCGCCGGCGCCAAGAAGGCCCCGGCCGGTGCGCCGACCAGCCGTCGGGCGTCCACGGCGCCTTCCGCCGCCTCCCGCGGAGGGGGCGGTGCCGGGAGCCGGGCCGCCAAGCCGGGCAGCCGGACCCCGAGCGGCAAGCCGCGCCGGAGCCTGGGCCGCCGCCTGGTCAAGTGGGTGCTGCTCGCCGGGCTCGGGTTCTTCCTGCTCGGCTGCGCGGCCTTCGCCTACGGCTACGCGACCACCGACGTGCCGGACCCGAACAAGGACTTCCAGGCGCAGACCACGTTCGTCTACTACTCCGACGGGAAGCACGAGATCGGCCGGTTCGCCAACCAGAACCGCACGAGCGTCGCGCTGTCCGACGTACCCCAGCACGTGCAGGACGCGGTGATCGCCGCCGAGGACCGCTCCTTCGAGACCAACAAGGGCATCGACCCCAAGGGCATCCTGCGGGCGGCGTTCAGCAACGCCCGCGGCGGCTCCACGCAGGGTGCCTCGACGATCACCCAGCAGTACGTCAAGGTCCTCTACCTCTCCCAGGAGCGCACCCTCACCCGCAAGGTGAAGGAGGCGTTCGTGTCGCTGAAGATCCAGCGCCAGGAGTCCAAGGACGAGATCCTGCAGGGCTACCTGAACACCATCTACTTCGGCCGCGGCGCCTACGGCATCCAGGCCGCCGCGCAGGCGTACTTCGACAAGGACGCCAAGGACCTCACGGTCGGGGAGGGCGCGGTCCTCGCGTCCGTGCTGAACTCGCCGACCGCCTTCGACCCGGCCAACGGCGCCGACGCCCGCACCCGGCTGCTCGGCCGCTACCAGTACGTCCTGGACGGGATGGCGTCGATGGGCAACCTGGACGCCGACCGGGCCGAGCAGGTCAAGCAGCGGCTGCCGAAGTTCCCGCGCATCAAGTCCGAGGACCAGTACGGCGGCCAGCGCGGCCACGTGCTGACCCTGGTCAAGCGGGAGCTGCTCGCCAAGGGCTTCACCGACCAGGAGATCTCCGGCGGTGGCCTGAAGGTGACCACCACCTTCACCCGCAACGCGATGGACGCCGCCTCCCAGGCGGTCCGCGAGCAGAAGCCGCAGGGCCTCAAGGGACTGCACATCGGGGTCGCGTCGGTCGACCCGCGGACCGGCGCGCTCAAGGGCTTCTACGGCGGCCAGGACTACCTCAAGAGCCAGATCAACTACGCGAGCCGGACCGCCGGCTCCCCGGGCTCGGCGTTCAAGCCGTTCGCGGTGGCCGCGGGCATCAAGGACGGCTACGCGCTGACCAGCACCTTCGACGGCAACTCGCCGTACGTGTTCCCCAACGGCCGGGACAAGGTCGTCAACGAGGGACCGGGCGACGGCAACGACTACGGCAGCGCGATCTCCCTGACCAAGGCGACCGAGGAGTCGGTGAACACCGCGTTCGTCGACCTCACCCAGTCGATGGAGGACGGCCCCCAGAAGATCCTGGACATGGCCGTGGACATGGGCGTCCCGTCCTCGGCGCCGGGCCTGGAGCCGGTCGCCGGCATCTCGCTCGGCTCGGCGACGATCAGCCCGGTCGACATGGCCAACGCCTACGGCACGATCGCCGACGGCGGCAAGGCCAAGAAGTGGTACGTCATCAACAAGGTGACCTCGGCCGGCGGCGAGGGCCAGTACAAGGCCCCGCAGCAGACCCGGCGGGTGCTGTCCGAGGACGTCGCCAGCGACGTCAGCTTCGCCCTGCAGCAGGTGGTCAAGAACGGCACCGGGCAGAACGCCCTGGCGCTCGGCCGGCCGGCCGGCGGCAAGACCGGCACCGCGACCAACGCCGACGGCAACGTCTCGTCGTCCTGGTTCGTCGGCTACACCCCGCAGCTCGCGACCGCCGTGATGTACGTCCGCGGTGACGGCAACGACAACCTGAGCTGCGTGGAGAAGCACGGCGAGAGCTGCACGCCGGGCTACCTCGTGCCCTACTTCGGCGCGGAGTACCCGACCCGGACCTGGACCGACGCGATGAAGCTGTCGCTGGACGACGCCGACGTGGAGGCCTTCCCGCCGGCCGCGAACGTCGAGGCCAAGCAGGACGACCACGCCCCGCAGCCGACGTACACCCCGGCGCCGACGCCGACCCAGCAGCCCACTAAGAAGCCGACGAGGACCCAGCAGCCGACGAGGACCCAGCAGCCGACGCCGACGCCGACGCCCACCCCGACGCCGACGCCCACCCCGACACCGACGCCGACGCCGACTCCCACCCCGACACCCGCCCCGACGGGCCCGGCGACGATCGTGCCACCCACCCCGGCCGCGGCGGGCAACCAGCGATCCGCGCCACCCTCCGGCGGTCCGTAG
- a CDS encoding deoxyribonuclease IV: MAGLRIGAHVAQNDPIAEAKSRGADLVQFFLGDPQGYQGPEVAYAGGADALRADAEAAGVDLYVHAPYIVNVATTNNRIRIPSRKLLQQHVDAAATIGAKGLIVHGGHVNKADDPEKGFDNWRKAVEATDLKLPLLIENTAGGDNAMTRSLDRIGRVWDAISTAEGFEQVGFCLDTCHAHAGGNDLSAVVADLVAITGPISLVHCNDSRDEFDSGADRHTNFGQGRIAPDELAAVVRDAGAPVVCETPGGPDEHKADFAFLRERL, from the coding sequence ATGGCTGGCTTGAGAATCGGTGCGCACGTCGCCCAGAACGACCCGATCGCCGAGGCGAAGTCCCGCGGCGCCGACCTGGTGCAGTTCTTCCTCGGCGACCCGCAGGGCTACCAGGGCCCGGAGGTCGCGTACGCCGGCGGGGCCGACGCCCTGCGCGCGGACGCCGAGGCCGCGGGGGTCGACCTCTACGTGCACGCGCCCTACATCGTGAACGTCGCCACCACGAACAACCGGATCCGGATCCCGAGCCGCAAGCTGCTCCAGCAGCACGTCGACGCCGCGGCCACGATCGGCGCCAAGGGGCTGATCGTGCACGGCGGCCACGTGAACAAGGCCGACGACCCGGAGAAGGGGTTCGACAACTGGCGCAAGGCCGTCGAGGCCACCGACCTGAAGCTGCCGCTGCTGATCGAGAACACCGCCGGCGGCGACAACGCGATGACCCGGTCGCTGGACCGGATCGGCCGGGTCTGGGACGCCATCTCGACCGCCGAGGGCTTCGAGCAGGTCGGGTTCTGCCTGGACACCTGCCACGCGCACGCCGGCGGCAACGACCTGTCCGCGGTGGTCGCCGACCTGGTCGCGATCACCGGCCCAATCTCGCTCGTGCACTGCAACGACAGCCGCGACGAGTTCGACTCCGGCGCCGACCGGCACACCAACTTCGGGCAGGGCCGGATCGCCCCCGACGAGCTGGCCGCGGTCGTCCGCGACGCCGGCGCCCCGGTGGTGTGCGAGACGCCCGGTGGACCCGACGAGCACAAGGCCGACTTCGCCTTCCTGCGCGAGCGCCTGTGA
- a CDS encoding lipid II:glycine glycyltransferase FemX — protein sequence MTSPALTVRTLTPEQHLDFLRTWTADGGSASFLQTPAWGTVKSEWRRESIGWYDPSGRLVGAGLVLYRQLPKVKRYLAYLPEGPVLDWDAEDLRVYLNPMVRHLKKAGAFGVRMGPPVVTRRWDAAAVKQGVADASVRRLGDVPPSERSQAGARVVSQLQELGWRPQQVEGGFAAGQPQYNFQIPLRDAGGAARTGEDVLAGMNQQWRRNIKKAAKAGVEVTHGTPADLPAFHELYALTAERDHFTPRPLSYFQTMFSALLAEEPDRIRLYLARHEGDLVAATVWVRVGGHTWYSYGASSTEKRDVRGSNAVQWAMISDSLAAGADVYDLRGITDTLDPDDSHVGLIQFKVGTGGEAVEYAGEWDLPLNPVVYKAFSLYMSRR from the coding sequence GTGACCTCCCCCGCCCTGACCGTGCGCACCCTCACGCCGGAGCAGCACCTGGACTTCCTGCGCACCTGGACCGCCGACGGGGGATCGGCGAGCTTCCTGCAGACCCCGGCGTGGGGCACGGTCAAGAGCGAGTGGCGGCGGGAGTCGATCGGCTGGTACGACCCGTCCGGCCGGCTGGTCGGGGCCGGCCTGGTGCTCTACCGGCAGCTGCCCAAGGTCAAGCGCTACCTCGCCTACCTCCCCGAGGGACCGGTCCTGGACTGGGACGCCGAGGACCTGCGGGTCTACCTCAACCCGATGGTCCGGCACCTGAAGAAGGCCGGCGCGTTCGGGGTGCGGATGGGACCCCCCGTGGTGACCCGCCGCTGGGACGCCGCGGCGGTCAAGCAGGGCGTGGCCGACGCGTCGGTGCGCCGGCTCGGCGACGTACCCCCGAGCGAGCGGTCCCAGGCCGGGGCGCGGGTGGTCTCGCAGCTGCAGGAGCTGGGCTGGCGGCCCCAGCAGGTCGAGGGCGGCTTCGCGGCCGGCCAGCCGCAGTACAACTTCCAGATCCCGCTGCGCGACGCCGGGGGCGCGGCGCGCACCGGGGAGGACGTGCTCGCCGGCATGAACCAGCAGTGGCGGCGCAACATCAAGAAGGCCGCCAAGGCCGGGGTCGAGGTCACCCACGGCACGCCCGCGGACCTGCCCGCCTTCCACGAGCTCTACGCGCTCACCGCGGAGCGCGACCACTTCACCCCGCGCCCGCTGTCCTACTTCCAGACCATGTTCAGCGCGCTGCTGGCCGAGGAGCCGGACCGGATCCGGCTCTACCTGGCCCGCCACGAGGGCGACCTGGTCGCCGCGACCGTCTGGGTCCGGGTCGGCGGCCACACGTGGTACTCCTACGGCGCCTCCTCGACCGAGAAGCGCGACGTGCGCGGCTCCAACGCGGTGCAGTGGGCGATGATCTCGGACTCGCTGGCCGCCGGCGCGGACGTCTACGACCTGCGCGGCATCACAGACACCCTGGACCCGGACGACTCGCACGTCGGGCTGATCCAGTTCAAGGTCGGCACCGGCGGCGAGGCCGTGGAGTACGCCGGCGAGTGGGACCTCCCGCTCAACCCGGTGGTCTACAAGGCGTTCTCCCTCTACATGAGCAGGAGGTGA
- a CDS encoding glucose 1-dehydrogenase, which yields MRALTTIPLTPDSLAVVDVPDPVPGAGELLVDALALGVCGTDREIARGDYGWAPAGQERLVIGHESFGRVREAPAGSGFATGDLVVGVVRRPDPEPCGACGHGEFDMCRNGGYTERGIKQLDGYASEQWTVETDYAVKLDDRLEDVGVLMEPTTVVAKAWEQVERIGARAWFEPRRVLVTGAGPIGLLAALLGTQRGLDVHVLDLPTKGAKPQLVHGLDATYHHSDMDAIMARVRPDVVIEATGAPGLVFAAMRGAAPYGITVLTGVSSRGRTVRVDAGELNRDIVLDNDVVVGSVNANLRHYAHAAEALAAADLDWLGRVVSRRVPLEDFADAFTPQDDDVKVALSFG from the coding sequence ATGCGCGCACTCACGACGATCCCCCTCACTCCGGACTCCCTGGCGGTCGTCGACGTCCCCGACCCGGTGCCGGGGGCCGGCGAGCTGCTCGTCGACGCGCTCGCCCTGGGGGTGTGCGGCACGGACCGGGAGATCGCCCGGGGCGACTACGGCTGGGCGCCGGCCGGCCAGGAGCGGCTGGTCATCGGGCACGAGTCGTTCGGCCGGGTCCGCGAGGCGCCGGCGGGGTCCGGCTTCGCCACGGGCGACCTGGTGGTCGGCGTGGTGCGGCGGCCGGACCCGGAGCCGTGCGGGGCGTGCGGGCACGGGGAGTTCGACATGTGCCGCAACGGGGGCTACACCGAGCGCGGGATCAAGCAGCTCGACGGCTACGCCAGCGAGCAGTGGACCGTGGAGACGGACTACGCGGTCAAGCTCGACGACCGGCTGGAGGACGTCGGCGTGCTGATGGAGCCGACCACGGTGGTCGCCAAGGCCTGGGAGCAGGTGGAGCGGATCGGGGCGCGGGCCTGGTTCGAGCCGCGCCGCGTGCTGGTCACCGGCGCCGGGCCGATCGGGCTCCTCGCGGCCCTGCTCGGGACCCAGCGGGGCCTCGACGTGCACGTGCTGGACCTGCCGACCAAGGGCGCCAAGCCGCAGCTCGTGCACGGCCTGGACGCGACCTACCACCACTCCGACATGGACGCGATCATGGCGCGGGTCCGTCCCGACGTGGTGATCGAGGCGACCGGTGCGCCGGGTCTGGTGTTCGCGGCGATGCGCGGCGCGGCGCCCTACGGCATCACGGTGCTGACCGGCGTCTCCTCCCGAGGGCGGACGGTCCGGGTGGACGCCGGCGAGCTGAACCGCGACATCGTGCTCGACAACGACGTGGTGGTGGGGTCGGTGAACGCCAACCTGCGGCACTACGCCCACGCCGCCGAGGCGCTGGCCGCCGCGGACCTCGACTGGCTCGGCCGGGTGGTCAGCCGGCGGGTCCCGCTCGAGGACTTCGCCGACGCCTTCACCCCGCAGGACGACGACGTCAAGGTCGCGCTGAGCTTCGGCTGA
- a CDS encoding glycosyltransferase family 87 protein — MSEVVRPSRTDPLVTAASESIGGPSGDRSAGHWWWTPVRVVLAVAALAFVLGMVQKTPCVRDDWSGSQLRYGAMCYSDVPYLYTGRGFAAGYLPYTDNGGRYQAMEYPVLTGYFAYGAAVVTHALGDGDLAARRLVPGDRVYAQPGVGAESSLYFVVTAVLLAPFALLAAWFLTGVHRRRPWDAMLFAASPALVLTGLVNWDLLAVTAVAGALWAWSRDRPLLTGVLLGLGTAIKLYPLFLLGALLVVCLRRGRMRAFGATLGAAVLAWLAVNLPAMLTAFDQWKVFWTFNDRRGADLGSVWLVWQQMGHTVTPGLVNAVSLLFFGSVCVGVLVLGLRARRTPRIPQLAFLVVVGFLVVNKVYSPQYVLWLLPLVALARPRWRDVLIWTAGEVFYFGSVWLYLGGWTASGSSGQPDRFYWLAIVVRVAAELYIAVLVVRDVLQPAHDPVRADGLTDDPAEPTSLAPA; from the coding sequence ATGAGCGAGGTCGTCCGCCCCTCGCGGACCGACCCGCTGGTGACCGCCGCGAGCGAGAGCATCGGCGGTCCGTCCGGCGACCGCTCGGCCGGGCACTGGTGGTGGACACCGGTCCGGGTGGTGCTCGCGGTCGCGGCCCTGGCGTTCGTGCTGGGGATGGTGCAGAAGACGCCGTGCGTGCGCGACGACTGGTCCGGCTCCCAGCTGCGCTACGGCGCGATGTGCTACTCCGACGTGCCCTACCTCTACACCGGGCGGGGCTTCGCGGCGGGGTACCTGCCCTACACCGACAACGGCGGGCGCTACCAGGCGATGGAGTACCCCGTCCTCACCGGCTACTTCGCGTACGGCGCCGCCGTGGTCACCCACGCGCTCGGCGACGGCGACCTCGCCGCGCGCCGGCTGGTCCCGGGCGACCGGGTCTACGCCCAGCCCGGCGTCGGTGCGGAGTCCAGCCTCTACTTCGTGGTGACCGCGGTGCTGCTGGCGCCGTTCGCGCTGCTCGCCGCCTGGTTCCTCACCGGCGTGCACCGGCGCCGGCCCTGGGACGCGATGCTCTTCGCGGCCTCGCCCGCCCTGGTGCTCACCGGGCTGGTCAACTGGGACCTGCTCGCGGTGACCGCCGTCGCCGGCGCGCTGTGGGCGTGGTCCCGCGACCGGCCGCTGCTCACCGGGGTCCTGCTCGGCCTCGGCACCGCGATCAAGCTCTACCCGCTCTTCCTGCTCGGGGCGCTGCTCGTGGTGTGCCTGCGCCGGGGCCGGATGCGCGCGTTCGGCGCGACCCTCGGCGCCGCGGTGCTGGCCTGGCTGGCGGTGAACCTGCCGGCGATGCTGACCGCGTTCGACCAGTGGAAGGTGTTCTGGACCTTCAACGACCGGCGCGGTGCCGACCTCGGCTCGGTCTGGCTGGTCTGGCAGCAGATGGGGCACACCGTCACCCCCGGCCTGGTGAACGCCGTCTCCCTGCTCTTCTTCGGCTCGGTCTGCGTCGGCGTCCTGGTGCTCGGGCTGCGCGCCCGCCGTACGCCCCGGATCCCGCAGCTCGCGTTCCTGGTCGTGGTCGGCTTCCTGGTGGTCAACAAGGTGTACTCCCCGCAGTACGTCCTCTGGCTGCTCCCGCTCGTCGCGCTGGCCCGGCCGCGCTGGCGCGACGTGCTGATCTGGACCGCCGGCGAGGTGTTCTACTTCGGCAGCGTGTGGCTCTACCTCGGCGGCTGGACGGCGTCCGGGTCGAGCGGCCAGCCGGACCGGTTCTACTGGCTCGCGATCGTGGTCCGGGTGGCCGCCGAGCTCTACATCGCGGTGCTGGTGGTCCGCGACGTGCTGCAGCCCGCGCACGACCCGGTGCGCGCCGACGGCCTCACCGACGACCCCGCCGAACCCACTTCGCTCGCACCCGCTTGA
- a CDS encoding alpha/beta hydrolase family protein, with the protein MTLARPRATRRSVLGAAGAALLAACSSPPPEPASSAPKPVRHHYGTGRDQFGDLYLPDGEPGRGTVVVVHGGFWQSGFGLDLGAAISADLADRGWAAWNIEYRRLGDGGGWPTTYADVAAAVDHVDRLDVDPARVVTLGHSAGGHLAAWAASRRGTGLPGGRPRVRVTATVPQAGVLDLRTAADTGLGGTAVPGIVGGLPGRVPGRYRLADPIERLPLGLPIRCVHGTDDSTVPISQSRAYVAAARAAGDDAALVEVPGDHFSLIDPRTPAWKRTVEVLAGLSR; encoded by the coding sequence GTGACGCTGGCCCGCCCGCGGGCCACCCGCCGGTCCGTCCTCGGCGCGGCCGGTGCCGCCCTCCTCGCGGCCTGCTCCTCGCCCCCGCCGGAGCCGGCGAGCTCCGCCCCGAAACCGGTCCGGCACCACTACGGCACCGGCCGGGACCAGTTCGGCGACCTCTACCTGCCCGACGGCGAGCCCGGTCGCGGGACCGTGGTGGTGGTGCACGGCGGGTTCTGGCAGAGCGGCTTCGGCCTCGACCTCGGCGCGGCGATCTCCGCGGACCTCGCCGACCGGGGCTGGGCGGCCTGGAACATCGAGTACCGCCGGCTCGGGGACGGCGGCGGCTGGCCGACCACCTACGCCGACGTCGCCGCGGCCGTCGACCACGTCGACCGGCTCGACGTCGACCCCGCCCGGGTCGTCACGCTCGGCCACTCGGCGGGCGGTCACCTCGCCGCCTGGGCCGCGTCCCGCCGCGGGACCGGGCTGCCCGGCGGGCGGCCCCGGGTCCGGGTCACCGCGACGGTCCCGCAGGCCGGCGTGCTCGACCTGCGCACGGCCGCGGACACGGGCCTCGGCGGGACCGCCGTACCCGGGATCGTGGGTGGCCTGCCGGGCCGGGTCCCCGGCCGCTACCGGCTGGCCGACCCGATCGAGCGGCTGCCGCTGGGGCTGCCGATCCGCTGCGTGCACGGCACCGACGACTCCACAGTGCCGATCTCCCAGAGCCGGGCGTACGTCGCGGCGGCCCGCGCGGCGGGCGACGACGCCGCGCTCGTCGAGGTGCCCGGCGACCACTTCTCGCTGATCGACCCGCGCACACCGGCCTGGAAGCGGACCGTCGAGGTGCTCGCCGGCCTGTCCCGGTAG